A region of the Ranitomeya imitator isolate aRanImi1 chromosome 5, aRanImi1.pri, whole genome shotgun sequence genome:
cgcactgtttttttgcaaaatccacaggtaaaccgcactgcggatcagCCGCAGATTtaccagtttttgtgcagattcctattgaggagcaggtgtaaacagcacaaaattgacatgctgcggaaaaaacaccgctgcatttattttctgcagcatgtgcactgcggattttgttttccatgcgtttacatggtgctgtacaacgcattgaaaacagctgcagatccgcagctaaatccacaacgtgtgcacatagccttatactctgTGGCGGCCAAGCCTGGCCTTACCCTTGATCAGAAAATCCTGTTGGATCAGTGATCTGTAGTGATGAGTGGGTGTTCTCcatgtatcttgggcgtgctcatagattgttaatgtccccgcagctgcatgattagcggctgttagacaacctgaacacatgcagcaaTTGCCCGTTAGggaacatgtattcaggctgtctagcagccgctaatcatgcagctgcggggactccaatataatctacgagcacgcccaagataatcgtgaacacccaagcatgcacggaaaaccagagtaacgagcacactcgctcatcgctagtgaTCTGTACAAGGCATTGAGTTTTACCACCATGACAGTCACCAATGCATGAATGTCACAAGAGCTGTGCCTTTTTACGAGACCTCCATACTGAGGATCCTGTACGCCATGACCACGTTTGACTACACAATTCAGTGTTAACATGTTTTATTTTCAGTAAGACAAACACATGGGTTTCCAATTTCCAACCTGTATAGGTAGCATAAGTTAGCAGATTTAGACACCATCCACAGAAGTATAACTGCTATATACATAAGAGGACTGATTATCCAATACTGAGAACCACTGTCGGGTACACGCTGTCCTTCCTTTCTACATAGTGATTTTCATTTTTCTGTCGATAATCTGCGCGCTTGCTATTTCTACGTTACATGTATTCTTATACTTGTAGCTTAGGACAGAGCTGGCTTTTATGCATCTGGGATGACTTTTCTGAACAGAGTGAAAAGGTAAAGTGTCCTTGTCTTGGGTTTTTGTTTTCCCCCTTGGTGGAATTCTTATAAATAATGGCTTAGACAACAAGATGTCCGCCATCAATGtgcgggtatatatatatatgtatatagataaagAATACATtttcaatgaggaaaaaaaaacaaaaacataaaacagCATAGACTTAATGGCAGAAATGAAATCACCGTCACGCTTGCACTGCTGTACGCCTCTTCAGAATCTAGATAGAAAACAAAAACTGTGGATCGGGCAGGGGGAGACCGAATGTCTGAATGAAGAAAATGGGGCAAACACTGCACAGTCACTAACATTTCTCCCTCTCATACAGATTTACTAATTAACCtactttttgttttatatatatatagacatttgAAGCAATAATAGTGGTTGCAAATGATTGGGTTAGTTAAGCACTTGTTAGTTTCATATACAAGTTACCCCTATGTAAAACTTCCATTACATGCAGGGCAGTGTTGGCCAAAAAAAAGACTTAATACCTTCATACTCCCCATTACTAAAGACAAATTAAGACAATACTTATCACCGTACAGCTTGATATTACTTCCAATAAGTACAATATTTATTAAACATTTCTTCAGTTCTTGTTACATTGTTCTGCAGCCACAAATTATATGCAGaggatggaaaagaaaaaacaaaaaaactagttGCGCTTCAATCGTCAGAGGGCGAGGAGGGTCCGCGGGGCACATTGTGCCACCAGGATCCTCTGGGCCAATCAGTGTAAATCTTTCCATTCACAGCTCTACGAGAAAAAGGAACTAGCAAAAAAAATCAGATCTTACATATAACATCTCACTAAACTTTATTGATGCATGGAAACTTGACAGACACTGTTGTGCTGTTTGATACAAAATGGCTGAACTTCATCTTCAGAAGACTAAACCAGACTCCTAAATGTTGCCAAATGATatgggggaaaataaaaaaaaaaaaaaaaaaaattatatatatatatatatatatatatatatatatatatatatatatatatatatatatatatatatagtatggtgGAGGGGGAGGGTGAATAGATAGCTTAATCACAGGGGGGATAGTGCCATTAGTAAAGCAACATAGGTTACACATTGAGAGACCAGCAcacattgggggggggggaatgagaAGGTTTAAAAAAAAGTTCTGAAAATGAAGTTAGCTGTCTTGAGTCAAgggcataaaaagaaaaaaaaaagtcagtattGAGCGTTTACAATCGCTGACCTTTGGGGAGACGGTAAGATTCTGTTGTAGTGCGGCTACATACAGTACAAttcaggcaattttttttttgttttgtcacttaGGTTCAGATTGAGATTTCACTGCTGTGAGGAGGGAATGGGGTATTCGAGGGGGCAGGCTGTTTTAGCAGCAACCTCCGCCAGTCTGCTTGACTGGAGTGCTGGAGTTGAGTTTGACATTGGGCTTGTCTGGACCTCCAGCTGTGGCTCCGGGACCCATTCGCTTTTTGATCTCAGCAGCCATTGTCATGAAGGCCTGCTCTACGTTTGTCGCATTCTTTGCACTCGTTTCCAAGAATGGAATTCCCAGGGAATCTGCAAATTCCTAGAGGGGCAAAAAGAATAATAATTAGGATGCATGAGGCGCAGAACGTCTTCACAGCGAGTCAAATAAAACATTTCATTCCATGAAGGGATTATCCATTTTCATTCAAAGCGGAGGTTGATCCGCTACTCACTGGGCTATGCACAGTCATGTCTACACGTGACCGCTGCAACCAATCGCTGAGCTCCAAGGTAATGGAGATGATGACTCACGTGACTGCAGTATAATGTATTGAAACACAGATCAGCCCCAGAGAGGTGGGACATCAACAGGCAAGTCAtgctttttcttttacattttaaaggATCAGCAGCAACAATTATGTCTGATCTTGGACAAGCTTTAAACTTCAAAATGAAAATCACCCTTGTTTGCTGCAAGCAGCGCATAATATATCACTATAGACACAGAATACTGCATGTTATTGTCTGTCCATATCATATTTTGGGTCTAAGGAGGAGATGTAATAGAAAAGATCTCTCTTCAGAAGAAAGGCTGGAGTGGCGGCACCTGTAACCTCCGGCGCTCCAGCTCTTGTGAATCACTGACAGAAAATGCTGAGCGTAGCAGTTTTATTACTGCTGGAGTACCGAAGGCTACAGGCTATACTTTTTGCTAACAAACAAGAAGATGGTCAGCCAAGGAGCCCATTACCCACCTTTGCTGTTGTGTAGTCGACTACTTTCTTTGTAGTCAGGTCACATTTGTTTCCTACCAACAACTTGTTAACATTTTCACTGGCGTAGCGGTCTATCTCCTGAAGCCACTGCTTTACATTGTTGAAGGATTCCTGAAaggagaaaagaaaaatgatttcaTTCTCTCTCCACTCTGATAGTTGTGACAACCCATGCCCACTAGGGGCAGAAAACAGGACTCCTGCAAAAGTTATCCTCAAAAAGCAAATTTCAGAAAAAACTATGCACCCGTGATAAAATTTTAACCTATGACCGCTATGAGACCCTCATTGATTTCTGGAATCAGTGGGGGTACCATGCTTTTCACCAGGCACCTTCCAGGTGAATATTTGTACCTCTGATCATCGGGGTTATTGGGACTCAGATTCTCATCCAAAAATTAAAACTCCTGCAATGTGTCTGACATGTCAAAACATTTCATGAGCTACTTGACGATCGGTTCGGGAAAAATAGGAATAACCTTTCAGAGGTAGTACAGCAGTAAGCACATTCACCATTCACCCATATCCCACAAAACGTATTTCCTACGGCTTATATAGCAGCGACAGTGTACAGCGCTGCACAGATTGTCATCACACATATCTACCCCTGTAACAATGGAACTCATCATCTAAACATCCCGGTCAGACACACATAGGAAGCGGAGTAAATGTACAAAAGCCATGCAGGACCCAATGCCAAGTGCCAGCGC
Encoded here:
- the RAB1A gene encoding ras-related protein Rab-1A produces the protein MSSMNPEYDYLFKLLLIGDSGVGKSCLLLRFADDTYTESYISTIGVDFKIRTIELDGKTIKLQIWDTAGQERFRTITSSYYRGAHGIIVVYDVTDQESFNNVKQWLQEIDRYASENVNKLLVGNKCDLTTKKVVDYTTAKEFADSLGIPFLETSAKNATNVEQAFMTMAAEIKKRMGPGATAGGPDKPNVKLNSSTPVKQTGGGCC